Proteins from one Dysgonomonas sp. HDW5A genomic window:
- a CDS encoding pitrilysin family protein, with translation MKKIFIAFGLFLISGVAVMAQHIEFEEFTLDNGLHVILQQDKSAPVVTTSVMYHVGAKDENPDRTGFAHFFEHLLFEGTENIPRGQWDKILGANGGQGNANTNDDRTYYYETFPSNNLQLALWMESERMYHPVINQIGVDTQREVVKEEKRLRIDNSPYGGIWEVIKKNLFTKHPYRWAPIGSMEHLNAATLDEFKAFFKKFYVPNNAVLVVAGDFDTKQAKEWITEYFATIPRGADVVKNQFVEDPIAKQINDTYEDPNIQLPMLLNAYRMPSMKERDARVLDMISSVLSGGKSSRLYKRLVDKDKLALEAGSFNMGEEDYSAYVVYALPMTGKTLSEIQVVIDEEIAKIRTELISEREYQKLQNKFENAYVSQNATSEGVASSLAEYYLLYGDVNLINSEIDIYRSITREEIREVANKYLQPNQRLVLDYLPKK, from the coding sequence ATGAAGAAGATTTTTATAGCATTCGGACTGTTTCTCATCTCGGGAGTGGCTGTTATGGCACAACATATCGAGTTTGAGGAATTTACTCTGGATAACGGATTACATGTTATTTTACAACAGGACAAATCGGCTCCTGTAGTTACAACATCAGTTATGTATCATGTAGGAGCAAAGGACGAAAACCCTGATCGTACAGGTTTTGCTCACTTTTTTGAGCATTTGTTGTTTGAAGGAACAGAAAATATTCCTCGCGGACAATGGGATAAAATTCTAGGAGCCAATGGTGGGCAAGGTAATGCAAATACGAATGATGACAGAACGTACTATTACGAAACCTTTCCTTCGAACAATCTGCAATTGGCTTTATGGATGGAGTCGGAACGTATGTATCATCCGGTGATCAATCAAATAGGTGTAGATACTCAACGCGAAGTCGTAAAAGAAGAAAAACGATTGAGAATAGATAATTCGCCTTATGGCGGAATATGGGAAGTTATTAAAAAGAATCTTTTCACAAAACATCCATACCGTTGGGCTCCAATCGGTTCGATGGAACATTTAAATGCAGCTACGTTAGATGAATTTAAAGCTTTCTTTAAGAAGTTCTATGTACCCAATAATGCTGTTCTGGTAGTAGCCGGAGATTTCGATACTAAACAAGCAAAAGAGTGGATTACCGAATATTTTGCAACCATCCCAAGAGGTGCAGATGTGGTGAAGAACCAATTTGTGGAAGACCCTATTGCAAAACAAATTAATGATACTTACGAAGATCCTAATATTCAGCTTCCGATGTTGTTGAATGCCTATCGTATGCCTTCGATGAAGGAACGTGATGCAAGGGTTTTGGATATGATATCGTCGGTTTTGAGTGGCGGAAAAAGTTCGAGATTATATAAAAGGCTCGTAGATAAAGACAAGCTGGCCTTAGAGGCAGGATCATTTAATATGGGAGAAGAAGATTACAGTGCCTATGTGGTTTATGCACTGCCGATGACAGGTAAAACATTATCAGAGATTCAGGTAGTTATAGATGAAGAGATTGCTAAAATACGTACAGAACTTATTTCGGAAAGAGAGTATCAAAAACTGCAAAACAAGTTTGAAAATGCTTATGTAAGTCAGAATGCAACAAGTGAAGGGGTCGCAAGCAGCCTTGCCGAATATTATTTATTATATGGCGATGTTAATTTGATAAATAGTGAAATAGATATCTACAGATCGATAACTAGAGAAGAAATCAGGGAGGTGGCTAATAAATATTTACAGCCAAACCAACGATTGGTTCTCGATTATCTTCCTAAAAAATAA